A single Mustela lutreola isolate mMusLut2 chromosome X, mMusLut2.pri, whole genome shotgun sequence DNA region contains:
- the LOC131821264 gene encoding ferritin heavy chain-like, with translation MATPLLSQVRQNYHPDCEAAVNSQISLELYASYVYLSMAFYFDRDDVALKHFARFFMRRSRKETQHAEKLMELQNQRGGRLRLRDIKKPDRDDWEGGLKAMESALHLEKSVNQSLLDLHQLATDKNDAQLCDFLESHYLHQQVEAIKELGGYVTSLRKMRVPEDGLAEYLFDKLTLGDSDKKY, from the coding sequence ATGGCCACCCCGCTGCTCTCCCAAGTGCGCCAGAACTACCACCCCGACTGCGAGGCCGCCGTCAACAGCCAGATCAGCCTGGAGCTCTACGCCTCCTACGTGTACCTGTCCATGGCCTTCTACTTCGACCGCGACGACGTGGCCTTGAAGCACTTCGCCCGCTTCTTCATGCGCCGCTCCCGCAAGGAGACCCAGCACGCCGAGAAGCTGATGGAGCTGCAGAACCAGCGCGGGGGCCGCCTCCGCCTCCGCGACATCAAGAAGCCGGACCGCGACGACTGGGAGGGCGGCCTGAAGGCCATGGAGAGCGCCCTGCACCTGGAGAAGAGCGTGAACCAGAGCCTGCTCGACCTGCACCAGCTGGCCACCGACAAGAACGACGCCCAGCTGTGCGACTTCCTGGAGAGCCACTACCTGCACCAGCAAGTCGAGGCCATCAAAGAGCTGGGGGGCTATGTCACCAGCCTGCGCAAGATGCGGGTTCCGGAAGATGGCCTGGCAGAGTACCTGTTTGACAAGCTCACCCTGGGCGACAGCGACAAAAAGTACTGA